A stretch of DNA from Bradyrhizobium algeriense:
GAGGCGATCGCGCAGCTCGCGCGCGATCCGCCGTCGGACGCGGTGGCCCGCGGCTTCGACAGCGGCGAGACGCAAGGCTTCGGTCCGGGCTCGCTGATTCCGAGCCCGTTCGATCCGCGGCTGATCCTGCGCATCGCACCGGCGGTGGCGAAGGCCGCGATGGAATCCGGCGTTGCGACGCGCCCGATCAAGAATTTCGACGAATATACCGCGCTGCTGGAGCGGTTTGCCTTCCGCTCCGGCCTCGTCATGAAGCCGGTGTTTGCCAAGGCCAAGACGCAGCCGGTCCGCGTGATCTATGCCGAGGGCGAGGACGAGCGCGTGCTGCGCGCCACGCAGGTCGTGCTTGAGGAAAAACTGGCGCGGCCGATCCTGGTCGGCCGCCCCTCCGTCGTCGAGGCAAGGCTCAAGCGGTTCGGCCTCTCGATCAAGGCCGGGCAGGATTTCGATCTCGTCAATCCCGAGGACGATCCGCGCTATCGCTCCTATGTGCAGACCTATATCGACGTCGCCGGCCGGCGCGGTGTCACGCCCGAAGCCGCACGTACCGTGGTCCGCACCAACAACACCGTGATCGCAGCACTTGCCGTGGTCCGCGGCGAGGCCGATGCCATGATCTGCGGCGTCGAAGGCCGCTACATGAGCCATCTGCGCCATGTCCGGGAGATCGTCGGGTTCCTGCCCGGTGTCAGCGATTTCGCGGCGCTGTCGATGATGATCACCAGCAAGGGTTCCTATTTCATCGCCGACACCCAGGTGCGGCCGAACCCGAGCGCCGAGGAACTCGCGGAGGTGGCGTCGCTGGCGGCAAGCCATGTGCAGCGGTTCAACATGAAGCCGCGCGTCGCCTTCGTGTCACATTCCGACTTCGGCAGCTATGACACCGACTCCTCGCGCAAGATGCGCCGCGCCACCGCGCTGCTGAAGGAAAAGCATCCGGAGATCGAGGCCGATGGCGAAATGCAGGGCGATACCGCGCTCTCGGCCGCGGCGCGCAAGCTGGTGCTGCCGCATTCCAACCTGGAAGGCGATGCCAACATCCTGATCATGCCGAACCTCGACACCGCCAACGTCGCCTACCAGATGATCAAGACGCTGGCGGATGCGCTGCCGGTCGGGCCGATCCTGATCGGGCCGGCGCGTCCGGCGCATATCCTCACTCCGGGGGTGACGGCGCGCGGCGTGCTCAACATGACCGCGGTTGCCGCCGTCGAAGCCCAGGAGCGTGCCGGCCGCCAGCAGCCGACGTTGTTTGGATAGAGGGTTCTGATGGAAACAGAACCCCCGCTTAGAGCATGATCCGGAAAAGTGGACACCGGTTTTCCCTCGCGACAAACGCGGAACGCGTTTGCGCGGAGATCATGCTCAAGCCAAAGAGATGGAGTGGGATGGCGATTCGAAGAAACGTCATCCCGCTCTAGTATTTTGTTTTGACGCGTTTTCTCTGCGCGGAATGTGTCTCGAAAACGCCATGGCCAAAAAAGGGCCTTGGTTCTGCTTCTATCAAAAGGTTTGTTTATAGCCCGCGCAGGCTCCTGCGCGGATGGTTTCGATTTGAGCGTTTGAAAAGCGGTGACGAAACGCCCATAATCGTTTCGCGCCGCCTGCACCCTTTGCATGCCATTAGTGAGGCCGATCCCATGCCAGCGTTAGTTACCTTCGGGCGAGTCCTGTTCGCCGTCCTCTTCATGTACACGGGGGCGACCAAGCTCTTCGCGATTCAGCCGACGGCAGACTTCATCGCGACCAAGGTGACCATTCCCGCGATGCTTGCGCCCTATACCTCGCAGCTCGAAACCATGGCGGGCATGCCGATGCCTCAATTGCTGGCGGTCGGCGTCGGCGGCTTCGAGATCCTGGCCGGCCTGATGATCGCGGTGAATTTCGGTGCGCGCTTCTTCGCGTTCCTGCTGATCATCTTCGTCATCGCGACGACCTTCTACTTCCACGATTTCTGGAACCAGCCGGCGCCTGAAAATGCCAAGACGCTGATCGAGGCCCTGAAGAACCTGTCGATCATCGGCGCGTTGTTCATGATCGCGGGCTACGGCCGCGGGCCGCGGCCGAATGAACCGGCCTACGGGGACGTCTGAAGCCGGTAGTGGCGGCTCCAGACCAAGTCAGAAATTCCGGATTGCCACGCGTGGACCATCGGGGGTCACGACGACGTTCTGCGTCGGCACGATCTGTTCGATCTGCGCGGTGCGCGCCGCCACCCTGCGCGCCTGCAGCCATTGCGGGAACCACATAGCGATGGCCGGGAAGATCAGCACCAGCGCCACGCAAGCGACCTGCAACACCATGAAGTCGGCCATGCCGCGATAGATCAGCCTCAGGTTCCATTCCTTGACGACCTGCTTGAGATAGTAGGCCGACATGGCGACTGGCGGAGACAGGAAGGCGGTTTGCAGCACGACCGCGACGATGCAGCCGAACCAGACCATGTCATAGCCGAGGCCCTTGGCCACGGGCGC
This window harbors:
- a CDS encoding NADP-dependent malic enzyme, translating into MSSYSEDLRSAALAYHRLPRPGKLEIQATKPLANQRDLALAYSPGVAAACTEIANNPAEAASLTSRANLVAVVSNGTAVLGLGNIGPLASKPVMEGKAVLFKKFAGIDVFDIEIAADTIERVVETVAALEPTFGGINLEDIKGPECFEIEAQLKERMKIPVFHDDQHGTAIIVGAAITNALLLNGKKLADVKIVCSGAGAAAIACLNLLVSLGAQRKNIWVCDIDGVVHEGRNTLMDRWKAVYAQKTNARVLADVIGGADIFLGVSAPNVLKAEMVQSMADQPLVMALANPNPEIMPDEARKARPDAMICTGRSDFPNQVNNVLCFPFIFRGALDVGATGINEEMKHAAVEAIAQLARDPPSDAVARGFDSGETQGFGPGSLIPSPFDPRLILRIAPAVAKAAMESGVATRPIKNFDEYTALLERFAFRSGLVMKPVFAKAKTQPVRVIYAEGEDERVLRATQVVLEEKLARPILVGRPSVVEARLKRFGLSIKAGQDFDLVNPEDDPRYRSYVQTYIDVAGRRGVTPEAARTVVRTNNTVIAALAVVRGEADAMICGVEGRYMSHLRHVREIVGFLPGVSDFAALSMMITSKGSYFIADTQVRPNPSAEELAEVASLAASHVQRFNMKPRVAFVSHSDFGSYDTDSSRKMRRATALLKEKHPEIEADGEMQGDTALSAAARKLVLPHSNLEGDANILIMPNLDTANVAYQMIKTLADALPVGPILIGPARPAHILTPGVTARGVLNMTAVAAVEAQERAGRQQPTLFG
- a CDS encoding DoxX family protein, yielding MPALVTFGRVLFAVLFMYTGATKLFAIQPTADFIATKVTIPAMLAPYTSQLETMAGMPMPQLLAVGVGGFEILAGLMIAVNFGARFFAFLLIIFVIATTFYFHDFWNQPAPENAKTLIEALKNLSIIGALFMIAGYGRGPRPNEPAYGDV